The following are encoded together in the Kribbella voronezhensis genome:
- a CDS encoding MFS transporter produces MPTATALGLPNIRGRFPLLAGLMIDSFGGGCAGPLLLLYFVRVADIPLGTAGVLLTVATLFSIAAPAAVGVVIDRVGPRNLVVGAQFAQGLAFVGFFFGRSLWLLFLCALVTTTGQRVFWSAIFSLLTDVSDPGDRDRWFGLGGMMQAAGFGLGALAAGALLSFDGDRPFLIAMAVNAVTFFIAGVLLLRLHVAHSRKAAAEAGGGPAPLLRKDKAFLVLIGANTVLALCTMLLGVGLPVYVTEALPAPKWIVGVLLAATSVVLATGQTLVVRHTEKRRKTHVLVLAGLLWTVWGVLMAGLLHLPAGLVVPGLVLATMVFAAADVLHAATGNALAAAVAPKVGHGKYLSYWQYSFTFASVLAPGFFAQLFEVRREFPWLAISLLALLAAGTIVALERVLPHAAVRRD; encoded by the coding sequence ATGCCCACCGCCACGGCCCTCGGTCTGCCGAACATCCGCGGCCGGTTCCCGCTGCTCGCCGGATTGATGATCGACTCCTTCGGCGGCGGCTGTGCCGGTCCGCTGCTGCTGCTGTACTTCGTACGTGTCGCCGACATCCCACTGGGCACAGCCGGGGTGCTGCTCACCGTGGCGACACTCTTCTCGATCGCCGCACCCGCTGCGGTCGGCGTGGTGATCGACCGGGTCGGGCCGCGCAACCTGGTAGTAGGCGCCCAGTTCGCGCAGGGGCTCGCCTTCGTCGGCTTCTTCTTCGGCCGCTCGCTGTGGTTGCTGTTCCTCTGCGCACTGGTCACGACGACCGGACAGCGAGTGTTCTGGTCAGCGATCTTCAGTCTGCTCACGGACGTGTCCGACCCGGGCGACCGGGACAGGTGGTTCGGACTGGGCGGAATGATGCAGGCGGCCGGCTTCGGTCTCGGGGCGCTCGCTGCGGGTGCTCTGCTGAGCTTCGACGGCGACCGGCCGTTCCTGATCGCCATGGCGGTGAATGCGGTCACCTTCTTCATCGCCGGTGTACTGCTGCTACGCCTCCACGTCGCACACTCCCGTAAGGCGGCTGCCGAGGCGGGCGGCGGCCCGGCGCCTCTCCTGCGCAAGGACAAGGCGTTCCTGGTGCTGATCGGGGCCAACACGGTACTGGCTCTCTGCACGATGCTGCTCGGCGTTGGGCTACCGGTGTACGTGACCGAGGCGCTGCCCGCTCCGAAGTGGATCGTCGGAGTCCTGCTGGCCGCGACGTCCGTAGTACTGGCTACAGGGCAGACGCTGGTGGTGCGGCACACGGAGAAGCGCCGGAAGACCCATGTGCTCGTGCTGGCCGGACTGTTGTGGACAGTCTGGGGTGTGTTGATGGCTGGACTGCTCCACCTTCCCGCCGGCCTCGTGGTGCCGGGCCTGGTGCTGGCGACGATGGTGTTCGCCGCTGCCGACGTACTGCATGCGGCGACTGGCAACGCACTGGCGGCCGCCGTCGCGCCGAAGGTGGGGCATGGGAAGTACTTGTCCTACTGGCAGTACTCATTCACCTTCGCGAGCGTGCTGGCACCCGGCTTCTTCGCCCAGTTGTTCGAGGTACGGCGTGAGTTCCCGTGGCTCGCGATCTCGCTGCTGGCCCTGCTCGCGGCGGGGACGATCGTCGCGCTCGAGCGGGTTCTTCCGCACGCGGCTGTCCGTCGCGACTAG